The Erigeron canadensis isolate Cc75 chromosome 4, C_canadensis_v1, whole genome shotgun sequence genome window below encodes:
- the LOC122596967 gene encoding uncharacterized protein LOC122596967 — MKQIKLKLPEGSNDTPGPDDIFSKVMGKDRNGDAIMYGLGVRASDVWGVIPSRSAYHKENIQLKARCEELTSEVDWLQAQAKINGSMDGSSDPPLTSHSPVVTNGPAPLRVGNEVFLKSILNPTENVAKGWVKSLDPNDIVDGIEIGRGWCEVNVQVAIKKDEILVRPYGLFSTIQDSLGATIVWPCPFISFGFGLVGCGLWFVMGQCCWGLVAGFVFSQKELGLMDCVNGVLVAVHYGQGYGVG, encoded by the exons ATGAAACAAATCAAACTAAAACTCCCCGAGGGTTCGAATGATACGCCTGGACCAGATGATATTTTTTCTAAAGTCATGGGTAAGGATCGCAATGGTGATGCAATCATGTATGGTTTGGGTGTTCGTGCTTCTGATGTATGGGGGGTAATACCAAGTCGTTCAGCATATCATAAAGAAAACATCCAATTGAAAGCTCGATGTGAAGAACTTACTAGTGAAGTGGACTGGTTACAAGCCCAAGCAAAGATTAATGGGTCGATGGATGGTTCCAGTGATCCGCCTTTAACCTCGCATTCCCCTGTTGTGACCAATGGACCTGCACCTTTACGG GTTGGAAATGAGGTTTTCCTTAAAAGCATTCTAAATCCAACTGAGAATGTTGCAAAAGGATGGGTGAAGAGCTTGGACCCAAATGACATAGTTGATGGTATAGAGATTGGACGCGGATGGTGTGAGGTAAACGTTCAAGTTGcaataaaaaaagatgaaatacTGGTCAGACCTTATGGATTATTCTCCACGATTCAAGATTCTCTTGGTGCAACTATCGTATGGCCTTGCCCGTTCATCTCA TTTGGATTTGGTCTTGTTGGGTGTGGCTTATGGTTTGTTATGGGTCAATGTTGTTGGGGTTTGGTTGCAGGGTTTGTATTTAGTCAGAAGGAGTTAGGTTTGATGGATTGTGTAAATGGGGTATTGGTAGCTGTTCATTATGGTCAAGGTTATGGGGTTGGCTAA